In Nicotiana tabacum cultivar K326 chromosome 19, ASM71507v2, whole genome shotgun sequence, one DNA window encodes the following:
- the LOC107772220 gene encoding scopoletin glucosyltransferase-like (The RefSeq protein has 3 substitutions, 1 frameshift compared to this genomic sequence), producing the protein MGQLHFFFFPVMAHGHMIPTLDMAKLVASRGVKATIITTPLNESVFSKSIQRNKHLGIEIEIRLIKFPAVENGLPEECERLDLIPSDDKLPNFFKAVAMMQEPLEQLIEECRPNCLVSDMFLPWTTDTAAKFNMPRIVFHGTSFFALCVENSIRLNKPFKNVSSDSETFVVPNLPHEIKLTRTQLSPFEQSGEETTMTRMIKSVRESDSKSYGVIFNSFNELEHDYVEHYTKVLGRRAWAIGPLSMCNRDIEDKAERGKQSSIDKHECLKWLDSKKPSSVVYVCFGSVANFTASQLHELAMGIEASGQEFIWVVRTELDNEDWLPEGLEERTKEKGLIIRGWAPQVLILDHESVGAFVTHCGWNSTLEGVSGGVPMVTWPVFAEQFFNEKLVTEVLKTGAGVGSIQWKRSASEGVKREAIAKAIKRVMVSEEAEGFRNRAKAYKEMARKAIEGGGSSYTGLTTLLEDISTYSSTGH; encoded by the exons ATGGGTCAgctccattttttcttctttcctgtgaTGGCTCATGGCCACATGATTCCTACGCTAGACATGGCCAAGCTCGTTGCTTCACGTGGAGTTAAGGCCACTATAATCACAACCCCACTCAATGAATCcgttttctccaaatctattcaaagaaACAAGCATTTGGGTATCGAAATCGAAATCCGTTTGATCAAATTCCCAGCTGTTGAAAATGGCTTACCTGAAGAATGCGAGCGCCTCGATCTCATCCCTTCAGATGATAAGCTCCCAAACTTCTTCAAAGCTGTAGCTATGATGCAAGAACCACTAGAACAGCTTATTGAAGAATGTCGACCCAATTGTCTTGTTTCTGATATGTTCCTTCCTTGGACTGCTGACAGTGCAGCCAAATTTAACATGCCAAGAATAATT TTTCATGGCACAAGCTTCTTTGCTCTTTGTGTCGAGAATAGCATCAGGCTAAATAAGCCTTTCAAGAATGTCTCCTCTGATTCTGAAACTTTTGTTGTACCGAATCTGCCTCACGAAATTAAATTGACCAGAACCCAGTTGTCTCCGTTTGAGCAATCGGGGGAAGAGACAACTATGACCCGGATGATAAAATCAGTCAGGGAATCAGATTCAAAGAGCTACGGAGTTATCTTCAACAGTTTCAATGAGCTTGAACATGATTATGTTGAACATTATACTAAGGTGCTGGGTAGAAGAGCTTGGGCTATTGGCCCACTTTCGATGTGCAACAGGGACATTGAAGATAAAGCTGAAAGAGGGAAGCAATCCTCTATTGATAAACACGAGTGCTTGAAATGGCTTGATTCGAAGAAACCAAGTTCCGTCGTTTACGTTTGTTTTGGAAGCGTAGCGAATTTCACTGCATCACAACTGCACGAACTCGCTATGGGAATTGAAGCTTCTGGACAAGAATTCATTTGGGTTGTTAGAACAGAACTAGACAACGAAGATTGGTTGCCTGAAGGATTAGAGGAAAGAACAAAAGAGAAAGGTTTAATCATAAGAGGATGGGCACCTCAAGTACTAATTCTTGATCACGAATCTGTGGGAGCTTTTGTTACACATTGTGGTTGGAATTCAACACTAGAAGGAGTTTCAGGAGGTGTTCCAATGGTAACATGGCCTGTGTTTGCGGAGCAATTTTTCAATGAAAAGTTGGTGACTGAGGTTTTGAAAACTGGGGCTGGTGTTGGTTCGATTCAGTGGAAGAGATCAGCTAGCGAAGGAGTGAAAAGAGAAGCAATAGCTAAGGCAATAAAGAGAGTAATGGTGAGTGAAGAAGCAGAGGGATTCAGAAACAGAGCTAAAGCGTATAAGGAGATGGCAAGAAAAGCTATTGAAGGAGGAGGATCATCTTACACTGGATTGACTACTTTGTTGGAAGATATTAGTACATATAGTTCTACTGGTCATTAA